From the genome of Arthrobacter russicus:
GCGACGTAGAGGTAGACGTCGGTTTCGGAACGGACATCGCGGCACAGATCGCAGATGATTTTGCGGATCTTGCCGCTGCCGCCTTCGGGTGCCCGCAAGGCGATGCCGACCAGGCCGGTGTCCGCAGGGAAGACCAAGTAGCCGCGCTGCGGCATCTTGGGGTCTCGCCAGCCCAGATAATCGAGTTGTTCCCAATCGAACTGGTCGAAATCGGCCGGGAAGTTGATGGCTTTGACTTCGCTGCGCGAGGCATTGACGAAGCTGCGACGGATGTCGTCGACGGAAAATTTTTGCATTGGAATGACCCTGTCTTCGGAAATTTCGGGTGCAAGCGGCGAACCAGGCGCGGGCATGGCAAAAGCGCCGACTTGCACTGAATTGCTCAAAGCGCCGAAGGCCGGGGGAGCTATGTCGGAAAGCTCAGCCGTGCCTCGACGCGGAGCCCGAAGCGATGCAGGCCGATGCGGCCGCCTCGCTTCCGATGGCTGCGAATCGCATACCGTTTCCTTAGAAAACTTCACGGGGTTACCGCTACAGAGTAGCATCCACCCCATGATGCAATCTGCGGTGCTGACCACCTCCGAGGCCGGGCGTCCCTATGCGCGCAGCCTGCCGTTGCAGCTCCTTGAGCTGGAGATTCCGCAGCCGCGGGCCGGTGAAGTCCTGGTCCGGATCGAACGGGCGAGCTTGTGCCATTCGGACCTTTCCGTGGTCAACGGATCCCGGCTGCGGCCGCTGCCGATGGCGTTGGGGCACGAAGCGGCGGGGGTGGTGGCCGGCCTCGGCGACGGGGTTTCTGATCTGCAGCTGGGGCAAGCCGTGGTGATGGTCTTCGTGCCGGCCTGCGGGAGTTGCCGGGCATGTTCGGCCGGCCGGCCGGCGCTCTGCTACCGGGGCGCCGAGGCCAACGGCAGCGGGGATTTGTTGCACGGGGAGGCGCTTTTGCGCACCCGGTCCGGCGAGCGGATCAATCACCATTTGGGCATCTCGGCCTTTGCGGAGTTCGCCGTTGTGGCGCGCGAGTCGTTGGTGCCGTTGGACGAGGACGTGCCGCTCGACGTCGCCGCGCTGTTCGGCTGCGCGGCGTTGACCGGGGTGGGTGCAGTGCTCAATACCGCAGAGGTGCAGCCGGGGCAGTCGGTGATCGTCTTCGGGTTGGGAGCGGTCGGGCTGATGGCGGTGATGGCGGCGGCGCAGATCGACGGGGTCGCGGTGATCGCGATCGATCCGCTGGAGTCCAAGCAAGAACTGGCGCTGCGCTGCGGGGCGAAACTCGCCGGCAGCCCCGAGGCTGCAGCCGGGTTGGCCGCCGACCACCTCGACGGCGGCGCCGACGTCGTGATCGAAGCCGTCGGCAGCGCGAACGTGATGGCGGCCGGTTTGGGCTTGTTGGCCCGCGGCGGTGCCTTGGTCTCGGTGGGGCTGTCGCACCCCGATCAGCAATTGACGGTTCAGGCGCTTCAGTTCGCGGGCACCGGTAAACGGTTGCTGGGGTCTTACATGGGCGACGCGGCGCCATCGCGGGACATTCCGCGATACCTGCAATTGTGGCAGGACGGCCGCTTGCCGGTGGAGCTGCTGCACACCGACACCAGGCCGCTCAGCGCCGTCAATGAAAGCTTGGACGCGCTCGCCGACGGCGCCGTGGTGCGCCGGTTGCTCGTGCCGGGGAGCTGAGTGAGGTCTGCTGCGGCGTTTCGAAATCCAGGGCCTGCGGTACGGGGTAAAAGTGTCGCAGGATAACCATTCTGCTGTGCGGAAATAAGGTGATTTTGAGCCCGGTGGGGTCAAGACTTTCGTAACGGAGATTTTCAGTTTCCGCCCGGGATGAATCCATGTTGGGAATTCATCCGAATTTAGTCTTCTGAGGATGTGCTCACTATGAAACCTACTCGTCGAAATCTCATACAATCGGTGCCTGCTGTCTCGTCATTTGGTCTGTTCGCAGCTTCAGCGCCGGGCCCGGCCGCTGCTTCGGTTCTGCGGGGGGCTGCCGGAGGGGATGGTCCATCCGGTTCCGCAAACACTACTGCTAGTCAGAGCAATGGATCGGCTGGGCGCACGAAGGCACTCGCTGCGAATTATGCTCAGGAAATGGTCGCGCTCCGACGGGAGCTGCACCAGAACCCGGAGGTGGGCCTGAATTTGCCGCAGACCAGACGTCGGGTGCTGGCGGCTCTGGAGCCGCTGGGTTTGGAAATCAGGACGAGCAATGAAACAAGTTCGTTTACCGCGGTGCTCCGGGGACGGGGGACTCCAGTGGGTGAACGTCAAGTCGTGTTGCTGCGTGCTGATATGGACGCCCTCCCGATCACTGAGTTGGTGGATGTCCCGTACAAGTCCACCAACGGTGCCATGCATGCCTGTGGCCACGATTTGCATACGGCCTGGCTGGTCGGGGTAGCGAAAATTCTCAGCGATCTTCGGGGCGAACTGGCCGGGGACGTTGTTTTCATGTTCCAAGCTGGTGAAGAAAGTCTCGGTGGTGCGCGGTTGATGGTCGAGGACGGTTTGCTCGATGTTGCGGGTTCGCGGGTGAACGCCGCCTTCGGTTTGCACGCCTTGACCACTGTGGCGCCGCGCGGAGTGGTTACCGGAAAACCGCAGACCATATTATCCGGATCA
Proteins encoded in this window:
- a CDS encoding FBP domain-containing protein; the encoded protein is MQKFSVDDIRRSFVNASRSEVKAINFPADFDQFDWEQLDYLGWRDPKMPQRGYLVFPADTGLVGIALRAPEGGSGKIRKIICDLCRDVRSETDVYLYVARRAGHAGRDGNTVGTLICSDFRCSRNVRAEVSASRRHADWDTTRALQIEALTERTAKFVARVTG
- a CDS encoding alcohol dehydrogenase catalytic domain-containing protein is translated as MQSAVLTTSEAGRPYARSLPLQLLELEIPQPRAGEVLVRIERASLCHSDLSVVNGSRLRPLPMALGHEAAGVVAGLGDGVSDLQLGQAVVMVFVPACGSCRACSAGRPALCYRGAEANGSGDLLHGEALLRTRSGERINHHLGISAFAEFAVVARESLVPLDEDVPLDVAALFGCAALTGVGAVLNTAEVQPGQSVIVFGLGAVGLMAVMAAAQIDGVAVIAIDPLESKQELALRCGAKLAGSPEAAAGLAADHLDGGADVVIEAVGSANVMAAGLGLLARGGALVSVGLSHPDQQLTVQALQFAGTGKRLLGSYMGDAAPSRDIPRYLQLWQDGRLPVELLHTDTRPLSAVNESLDALADGAVVRRLLVPGS